The genomic segment GGCCCAAGAAAACAGATAATCTTGAAAAAATAAGCTCAAGCGACCTCGAATATGTTAAAATAATTTGTAATTTCTAGAGTCACTTTCTTGAATATTTACTAGTACTTTGAAAGCCATCTAGGAAGTTTAAATAGCTAGTTAATGTGTGGAGTAAATAAGTCTTGAAAAATGTGAGACTGGGTCTATAAATTGCTTATGTAatcttcatattttttaatCCAAAAATATAATCAAGTGTATTGCATCACTTGAATTGctacttcaaaattttattCCGCTGTGCTCCTTcaaatttggtatcagagcttttgaaAGTAAGCCTTGTTAGTATTTCTTTTGCCGTAATAAGTGGCAACAATTTTTCAGAAGTTACCTATTTCTTCAAACTACTTGTTTGTGCTCACATAAGCAAATTCCAACAATTTGCTTGCAATTGGTTGCCTCCTTACACGGGTCCCACAAAGAAGAAATTACTAAGTCGACTTTGTTTTCATTTGTTACACTAGCAATACATATTGCAATGGCTGAAAATTTGCAGATCACAATGTTCAAATAATCTTCAACAGAGGTACCCATATTTGAAGGAGAGCATTATGATTATTGGAGCACCGAAATGATGGATTTCTTAATCTCCGAATATTTATGGGATATCATTGAAAATGATTATCCAGAACCACCTACCGAAGATGGTGCAGATTGGAGTCAAGATCAACAAAATAAATACAAACAAGATCAGAAGAAAGATGCTACTGCACTTCGGTATTTAAAGCAAGGGGTTAGTAAATCTATCTACCCTAGaatattcaacaaaagaaaaacaaaggaaGCATGGGAAGTCTTGCAACAAGAATTTCATGGAAATGATAAAGTTGTGTCTACCAAGCTTCAATCTCTATGGAGAGATTTAGATAATCTCTTGATGAAGGAAAGAGAAAATATCATAAGTTTTTTCTCTTGAGTTGCAGAAATTGTGAATAATATTCAAAGCCTTGGAGATAATATTCAAGACAAACGAGTGGTCGAGAAAATCTTGCGAAGTTTACCACCAAAGTTCGATCATTGTGTTGCAGCAATCGAAGAATCGAAAGATCTTTCCAACTTGTCTATGTTTGAATTAATGAGCTCTCTTCAAGCACATGAAGGAAGAATTAATCGGTCATCAAAACAACCTTTGGAGCATGCATTTCAATCCAAGTCggattttctgataagaaaccaAATAATTTTGGAACTTCAAAGAATTCATGGCAGAATAAAAATCCAAGTGGCAAAGGAAAGTGGGAGAGAAATGATCGAGGAAAAGATGAACAAAGAAGTGAGGTGCGAAAACATTATCATGATGGTCCTTATTGCATCATATGTAAGAAGGATAATCACAATTCGAAAGATTGTCGTTTCAAGTGTACAAGATGCCGGATTCGTAATCATTCTCAAAGAGATTGTTGACATCAAAAGAAACAAGGAAAAGAGCATGCCAACATTTCAAAGGAAGAAAAAGAAGATCTCATGTTCTACACTTGCATGAGCGCTGAAACTGAAAATCAAAATGTTTGGTATATTGACAGTGGTTGTAGTAACCACATGACGAGTAAGCTTGACAGCTTTGTGGAACTTGACAGAAATTTTTCTTCTGAGGTATAGCTTGGAGATGGCAAGATACAAAAGGTGGAAGGGAAACGCACCATCGAGGTTTACTCCAAGCAAGGTAACAAAAAACACATCTCAGATGTTCTTTATGTGCCAAATCTAGCTCAGAATCTGCTAAGTGTTGGTCAACTTATTCAAAAGGGTTATTTGGTTCATTTTGGTGACGATGCATGCATGATTATTGATAAGAAACAAAATTTGACTGTTGCTAAGATTGACATGGCTAGCAACAAAGTTTTTCGTCTCATCATGCCTTTTGATAAGAGTTTTGCACTTAAGCATGAAACATGTCATGATTCTTATTTGTGGCATTTGAGATATGGACACTTGAGTTATAAGGGACTACATTTGCTAAAGTCAAAAAATATGGTTGTTGGAATTCCGAGTGTTGAGAAAGACAATAAAATCTGTGAAGGGTGTATATATGGGAAATTGCACAGGTTTCCATTTCCCAAATCTGCATGGTGTGCAAAAGCTCCATTAGAATTGGTACAGCCGATATTTTTGGTCCTACTCGGACTAGTTCAGTAAGCAACAAGAGGTATTTCTTATTGTTTGTCGATGATTTTACTCGGATGATGTGGATATATTTCTTGTGTGAAAAATCAGAGGCATTCTCAATTTTCCTTCAGTTTAAGGCTCTTGTTGAACGTAAGAGTGGTTATTTAATAAAGACTCTAAGGACAGATCGTGGTGGAGAATTTATATACAATGCATTCATGAATCACTGTAAGGAGAATGGAATTCAAAGGCAGCTCACAGTGAAATACACTCCACAGCAGAACGGCGTCGCAGAAAGGAAAAATCGAACAATTGCTGAAATGGCTCGAAGCATGCTTGAACAAAAAGGTTTGCCAAAAAAATTCTGGGCAGAAGCTGTTAATACAGCAGTGTATATTCTTAATCGTTCACCTACGAAGGCGGTTTTGAATAAAACACCAATTGAGGCATGGAGTAAGAGAAAACCACAAGTCGATCACTTGAAAATTTTTGGGTGCATTTCTTATGCATTAAATCAGTCCCCTAGCAAAGATAAGTTTGATAAGAAAGGTGAAAAAATGATTTTCATTGGTTATAGTGATGAATCAAAAGGTTATCGATTGTGGAATCCAATAAAGAATTAGCTTGTTGTGTCAAGAGATGTTGTGTTTGATGAGATGGCTGCATGGCAATGGAATGAAGATGTTTGTCAAAGTCCACCAATTCACGATTTCGTAGAACCACCATTTTTTCACAATCGTTAGTCACATCCAAGCACTTCTCAGCAAAGTCCAAAACCTACTACGGTGGAGTTAGATTCTGAAATCTCGGATCCAGATTCTCCAGTAAGGAAGGTACGATCCTTGTAGAAAATTTATGCTTCTTGCAATCTTGCGTTATTCTCTAGTGAACCGCAGTTCTATGATGAAGGAAAACATAATGATGTTTGGATTCAAGCAATGAAAGAAGATATTGCAGTTGCCGTAGCGAAAGCGAGTCTTCATAGGGCAATTGTCACTGAGAAAAATAGAACGTGGGATTTAGTGGATTTGCCTAAAGGAAAAGATGTGATTGGTTTAAAGTGGATTTACAAGCCCAAATATGGTGAAGATGGGTCAATAAGAAAGCACAAGGCTCGTCTCGTAGCCAAGGGTTATGCTCAACAGCCTGGAGTGGATTTCAATGAAACTTTTGCTCCTGTGGTTCGAATGGAGACAATAAGATCAGCTCTTGCAATTGCAGCTCAATTAGAGCTCAATGTGTTTCAGTTAGATGTTAAATCAGCTTTTTTGAATGGGGAACTTGAAGAGGAAGTTTATGTTATCCAGCCACAGGGTTTCATGATTGAAGGAAAAGAAGATAAGGTTTACAGACTACGAAAGGCCTTGTATGGTTTGAAGCAAGCCCCTAGAGATTGGAATTGCAAAATTGATGGGTATTTTCTCAAGAATGGTtttgaaagaagcaagaatGAACCAGCTCTATATGTGAAAAAGGATGGAATGATTTCATGGTGGTATGTTGATGATTTGATTTACTTTGGAAATAATACGATTTTTTTGAAGGAGTTCAAGGAGAAAATGATGGCATATTTCGAAATGACTGATCTTGGAATGATGAAGTATTTCCTTGGTATTCAAATAAGACAAGTTAATGGAGAAATTTTTCTTTCACAAGAAAAGTACGTAGAGGATTTGCTCAAAAAATTCCGCATGGCAAATTGCAAACATGTTAGCACTCCAATGACTCCGAGTGAGAAGTTGCAGCTCAATGACGGGTCTGGAAAAGTGGATCCAAAAATCTATCGAAGTTTGGTTGGATCACTTATTTATGTTATTCATACGAGACCTGATATTTCATTTGCAGTTGGTATTGTTTCAAGATTTGTGCATGATCCTTCCAAAGTTCATTTCACTGTAGCTAAAAGAATCCTGAGGTATTTGCAAGGAACAAAGAAGCTGGGATTGCATTATGTCAAAGATCAAGACAACAAATTGGTTGGGTTTACTGAGACCGACTGGGCAGGATGTCAAGATGACAGGAAGAGCACTTCTGGATACATATTCTGTCTTGGCTCAAAAGTGATTGCTTGGAGCTCAAAGAAGCAAAAGACAGTTGCTCTATCTTCAGCTGAAGCTGAATATATTGCAACAACAGAAGCAGCATGTGAAGGAACTTGGTTAAGGAGAATTCTTGGTGACTTGCAGCAAGTTGAAAGTCAGCCAACAAAAATTTATTGTGATAACATGTCAGCTGTGGCAATGACAAAGAATCCAGTGTTTCATGCTCGTTCAAAGCATATTGAACTTCGACATCACTTTGTTCGAGAATTGGTAAGCAAAGAGCATATTCAAATGGAGTTCATTAACACAGATGATCAAGTTGCAGATTTCCTAAACAAAGCAGTTACCGTGGAGAAATTCGAGAAGTTCAAGCAGCAAttgaaaattacaaattaaGGGGAGTGTTAAAATAATTTGTAATTTCTAGAGTCGTTTTCTTGAATATTTACTAGTACTTTGAAAGCCATCCAGGAAGTTTAAATAGCTAGTTAATGTGTGGAATAAATAAGTCTTGAAAAATGTGAGACTAGGTCTATAAATTACTTATGTAatcttcatattttttaatCCAAAAATATAATCAAGTGTATTGCATCACTTGAATTGctacttcaaaattttattCCGCTGTGCTCCTTCAGAATATACAAAATGAAGCTTAAATATACACATAAATAAGCTTAAAtcacaaaaataaaaacacattaCTGCCAAGAATGCGTTCCTCGTCGACCAAAATCGCCAATAAATAAGCTTGCCGGTGGAGGACAATCACCCGAAACTATTGGTGGAGATTCTAAAACAATTTATggtaataaaaaatttcaggatagttttatatataaatacagtagaatatatacatttttttctttttatatttGTTTTGCAAATTAACAATATATCAAACATGCACTCAAACAAATAGAAATTActacatattttaaatttcctcaagaTTTTGCGTGTGCATGCAGCCATTGCACTGATATACAGTCATTGCTAATTTACAAATAGTGGAATAGAGAACTCATCTTCGTCTCTAAAACCCATTTCAGCTTTGCAATTAAGATTTGATAATACGTAGaattgtatttatatatatatacatggagAGAGAGAGTGAGACCGGGGCTGTTAGAGTATGTGTGTTTGCTTCCTCACTTGGCTGGGCTGTAATTAAAGCAGCGGGTTCCTTTAATCTGCATCTGATTACGTTTGTGCTAAAGATTCCAGGTTGGTTTTCTTTACTCTGCCTTTTTCTATACAATTCAAGTTTAAAAGCAAACCCTGAGTGTGGGATCGGAGAAGGAGAAGCAATTTATATTgggaaattgaaaaaaaaaatcgagagagGGCAAGAATTTCATGGCATCCAAGAGAAAGATGGAAATCACTGTTGTGGATGAGAATGAAAGGGTTTTATTCTCTACTTTCCAGAATGTTGCTAACCATCTTTGCCAATTATATGCACAGGCTTCTGCTAACCAAAAGCAGGCTTTTGAGGCTGGACAGCACTATTCCTATGTAAGAGATTGACCCTTTTCACGGAATTTATGTTTGTTAATATTCTGATTGAATTTTTCAGAATTTCAGTTTTGATTCTATGTGAACAGATgagaaaataattgattttGCTGATTGTTTTGATGTGGCGTGAGATTTTGGTTTCCCCCCATCatttttcttgatttgtttctaatcatgattttttttcctGAGCTTGATTGATTTTTATTGTGATCTGAGATTCTTGAAGGGTTTTTTATATTGAGACTCCTAGTTTTTGCTTTTCTCGGTTTTTTTTGTTGGTTGTTGGATTGTAGAAATGGGTACATGCATGCcacttatttgaaaattttgaagttcCTTTTATGGTTTTTATGTAAGGCTTCATTTTCTGTATTTGCATGCTTCACATCCAATTCGAGATAATGTTTTTTCAATGCATGTCTGAATTTGTGAGTGATCATATGATTTTTTATAGGAAATTGAATTGGTCATTGATGTTTTAGTCATGTTTCAGCTATTGATTGAAGCTGACATTACATTTATGTGTAGATATTTTATCTTATCAGAGTTTGTTTTTTGACAACCACGTAGAATTTATACCAGTATCTTGTTTTAGCTAAGAAGTTTGTGCTATTAAAACCATGTGATCCGGGTAAACTGGAAAAGGCGGTTGTTATTTCTTAGTCTAACTTACCTTATGGGCTCGATGACGGTTATGAAATCTCTGTTTTTGGCGGCTTTTTATTTTGTCGCCTGTATTAAGTTTGGATTTTAAATGATTTGCATTTacttaaacgttttaaaaaaccaaTCAAGACAGCAGAACTTATCAAGAAGCTAAAGTGAATATTTTGCGAAGATGACTAACTACAAGTGTCACTTTCCGAACACGACAAGCTACGGCTTTTTCAAAACGTTAATATGCGGTTCAAAGAAAGTGAAATTATAAATACAAAAGCAGTAGTGTTGCACCAATCACGAAAAGTAGTTCAAATTTTCTGTTGGAGGTTGTGACCAGATATTTCTGTATACTCTCTTGTACAATTTCTGTTAAGATCAAACAATTCCAGAGGTGTCTTTCATCCATCTTAAGATTGTTTGTTCACCGGAGATACCTATGTACTTTCTTGCATAATTCCATCGAGATTGAATGATTTTGAAGGTATCCTCTATCTATGATCGAAATACCGTTTTGCCGTTGAAGAAAAATGGTTAAACATGGATATTGTACTGGTGCAGATCCTACAGTAAGGATCATAGATAATTGAGATTCCTGTAATCTAGAGCGTCGGAATTCCTCAGTTTGAAAGTGTTTTGATTTATGTTTGTTGATTCCCTGAGGCATAAGATTGAAACATAAAGATATATCTACAAATTGATGAAAATCTTTTGTAGTGATTACTGAGTTCAAGCCTTTGCATCAGGCCTAGTACATTGACTTGTTGATCTTTCGCTCTTCTTCATCGGAAAAATTCTTAATAGCGTCGGGGATTGGCATAATATCATAGAACTTGGCCATGAGTATGTGaatgtttttgaaaaattctttaaatggtTGCCTAATATTATCTTCATATCATTTCTAAGGTGAAAATGCATGAATGGATTGCAGCAAAGCTGGAAGAAGGGAAACTGTTAACCCTGCCTGATATTCTTGGCTATTTGCAGGTTCTTCTAAAATCTTTTGTTTACTTTTATTTTGTCCGATGTCCTCTTTATCAGTTTCTATGCTTGATTTGAATAATTCTTCAAGACATCGACGAAGTTAAATTGTAACATGCATTTCAAACCTAGAGACCTTTAGGTGGTTCTAACTTCCTTTCTGTCAATCAAACCAACTTTATCAAAATATacttattattgttattttcggATATATGATTATATATGCATGTATCAGATCATTATTTAATAATGACATATAGTCTGTGAAATAGCTTTTTTTCTCAAACTTGTGATAAATGGTTCGTAATTTTCAAGTATGTATAATCTCAAAATACATTTCAGCTCCTTGTTGGATGTAACAATATGTAGCCGAGTTCTTTATGCAGTAAATACAGcttcatgaaaaaaaaaagttattgtCGGAATCACTACTGTGGTAACGGAAAAACTTGTCGGAATCACTTCTTATTGTCTTAAAGTCAGCGTTTTTCTGAAAGTTTGCTACTCATATGAATTTTGGTAATCATGTTCATAGTTGCATAGCCATGTTAGTTATATTCCACAAACTTTTTGTTTCCTTACATATTAGATCTCTGATTCTAAATGTCGATACCAAATTAACGGAAAGGATAAGATGAGTGTACCAACCATGAGGCATACAGAACAATGGGGTTGTGGAACTGATCAGAATTGTGCAAGCGCATCGCATGGAGAGCTTACCACTCCATTTTCCTCTGCTCAGCAAAGCATAAGTTCTCAAGATATGCCTGTGGAAATGAATTCTGATGTTACTATGGACTAAACTCCTCTAAATCTTGCATGGTTTCGTCGAAGAACAGAGTAATGTTCATGAATTATGTGATCCTAGACTGACAATCATGTGCCTTGACTGAACTACTATTCTTGGATGAGTACCATTTTAAGGACACATTTGACAAGACATGAAGTTTATCATTTATGGAAAAGCTACTCTTACCTTATGAATTTTCTTGCTATTTACGTTCCCAGTTTATCACTCATTTACACAATCAGAAACAACACAACAATCTGTGGCTgaaattgaatttgaaaatttgaatgtcAATAAATATTTTGGGACCCAACTTTTAAAAATCAGTCACAAATTTACAATATATTATCAAACACGTCTTTATTGAAGTCCAAATATAGCTAAAAAAATTACGCAATTAGTTATTTTTGTTGTGATAGTGCGAAAGTTCTTTCCATGGCcacatttattataattatttacataaaactaattatgtattttaatatgATCAATTCatactaaaaaaaattgtattttttaattaaattattttgtttttcttaATTAGTATCTTAATTTTATATTATCGTAATCACAGGAGTTTTTATGCCTCTTAATTTTTCAAGACCGAAAATTATCACCAATAATGCTCATAATAAGTAAAAATGAGAATTATATATCCGCTTAGAAGATTCAGCAGTaatttataaaagaaaaaagatggtaGAAAtgctttatatatataattttcttcGCATTATTGATTCTCCATACAATGCATTTAGGTTGATTAATGACATTTGATAGCACAATTACATCCAAATAATTTTACTTCCCCTTCTCTTTTTTTATGTAACTTCTCAAAATACCCATCACTTTTACACTAAAGAACAAAATTTGGGCaataatgaaatttcataaTGCAAATCCCAATCATCCTTTTTATAAGTAGAAAtagataaataattatttttattaagttttatccAATTACTTGACAATGAGGATTAACGAAATGTTATTTATTAAGGTGATGAGAGAGTTCCATATTTTCTTAAATGGACCTTGTATGTGAAGATaaatgttattatttttattcaatgaaTGTCATCTTTTGATATCGTAAAGGTGACACGAAATTTTTTGGCATGTGTTATCTCTCAACCACACCGATATTTAGTTATTGAGTTGATGCATCTTTCTGAATCATTCCATATTTCTttcaaaaatctttattttcaatGCATTTCATTCGCTCTTTTTTacattttgatatcaaataacACTCAAATTAGAATTTCTaagatataaaatttttaattttggtTAATAAGAAGTTAATATTTTTAGAATCGAAGATTCAAATGAATTTGAGATATTTTACTCAcaaaatcgaaaaaaattaaaattggcGGGAAAAATACTCATCAGTTAAAACTAAGATAACTAAACTCCAACTCTCAATATGGGCAGAGTTGATGGAATTCTCATATGTTCTCTTCATCAAATTTATGTATTTGAATGAATAAATTTGACGTTATATATTTCAGAtccataataaaaaaaattcaatagttttttttttgggtaaatCCACATgataatgaattttaaattttaattaagaatatgtCTCATTTGAGACGGTCTAACggatctttatatgtgagacggatcaacgcGGTCCTTAtctgtaacgacccattacaggcccagtggactgCTCATACGGCCCACtaccccgatcgacccaaggctatcccgatcttgggctctgctctatgggccttggcccatctatggaactcttccctcacgggctttccataggcgtcgtacgggttactcatagaactcctCCAGCCCATGAACTGGAGtctgtgccttcccaggatcgaacctaagaccacatgaatatataggtacttagcacaatcctggtaccaattgagctattggtaccaggattgtgctaagtatctatatatccatgtggtcttaggttcgatcctgggaaggcacagaCTCCAGTTCATGGGCTGGaggagttctatgagtaacccgtacgacgcctatggaaagcccgtgagagaagagttccatagatgggccaaggcccatagagcagagcccaagatcgggatagccttgggtcgatcggggcagtgggccgtatgggcggtccactgggcctgtaatgggtcgttacaataaaaggctgataccactaaatgtaacacctctgaccgatttcgtaaaataacagcggaaaattaaaaatttacttagagggaaggaggatttaaaattctcttgacATACAACATTTATAatcaaaaacatatacatgatcaatcaagtgttttatcaaaatacaaaatattatttttgatcatgtcaaaatgctagcaaaatatcttcttccttccatcttctgtgcatatgacctcggctccaatcaacgtcctggcccgtccctcttatctgcatcacatgaataactggaatgagtataaaactcagcaagtggaactcttacataacaatctgtacat from the Primulina tabacum isolate GXHZ01 chromosome 16, ASM2559414v2, whole genome shotgun sequence genome contains:
- the LOC142529171 gene encoding uncharacterized protein LOC142529171 isoform X1 — translated: MASKRKMEITVVDENERVLFSTFQNVANHLCQLYAQASANQKQAFEAGQHYSYVKMHEWIAAKLEEGKLLTLPDILGYLQISDSKCRYQINGKDKMSVPTMRHTEQWGCGTDQNCASASHGELTTPFSSAQQSISSQDMPVEMNSDVTMD
- the LOC142529171 gene encoding uncharacterized protein LOC142529171 isoform X2; its protein translation is MASKRKMEITVVDENERVLFSTFQNVANHLCQLYAQASANQKQAFEAGQHYSYVKMHEWIAAKLEEGKLLTLPDILGYLQDKMSVPTMRHTEQWGCGTDQNCASASHGELTTPFSSAQQSISSQDMPVEMNSDVTMD